The sequence CCAGGAGTCCGGTCTAGCCGCTCAGGTGATGGCCAACGTCAATCGCATTAAGGACAATCCATATACAGGCGCTAACGCCGGACCCACCACAAATTTCTTAGTAGCTGGACACACTACCTACGGCAAGGCGAAATTCGGTCTTAACCTTGGTTATCGTCTGCGGCAACCTGGTGAAACTATCACCGCTGCAGCACCGATCGTCCCCCTACCGGATCAGTACATAGCCTCGGGCGCAATCAGTTATCTCGTAACAGCTATTCAGACAAAGTTTATTTGGGAAGTTTACGGCAGCGCTCCGGTAAGCGAAGTTGACACTTCCTCGCGGCGCCAAGCATCTTCAGCAGAGACCTTATTTGGCGCGAAGCATGATTTTACTAGTCAGCTCGCTGGACATTTCGGAATCGGCACGCAACTCATCAACGGTATCAGCTCGCCCTTCTGGCGTATTTACAGCGGGATCAATTACGCTATTGGACAGGTGAGCAAACCTACGCCAGTGCAGAAATTTGAAACGATTTCCCAGGTGACTCAGGCTAAAGCCGATCCGTTTAGCGGTCCACCAAAACCTCGCGAGAAAATCGTCATACACGATGTGCTATTTGAATACGACTCGGCGTCTTTAGTGGTCGGGGGCGCCGACAACACGCTATCAAGATTAGCTGGATATCTGATGACGAAACCCGTGTTCACGCGTTTAGTCATCGAAGGTCACACTGATTCGATTGGGTCGGAAAAATACAATGCCGAGCTCAGCCAAAAACGCGCCGACACGATTCGCAAATGGTTAATTGAAAAGCATCACCTTCCAGCCAATAAGATCATCGCTATCGGGCGCGGCGAAAGTATGCCCATTGCCGACAACGGTAACTATCAAGGCCGACAGCTGAATCGTCGCGTCGCCTTCACGATCTATCGCGATATGGCCAAATAACCCGAGGAGTTCCCAGTGATCAGAATGCTACCCAACACTAAAGTCATCGGACTGGTATTTGGCCTCATGCTGCCAGTAACAGCGACTCAAGTAATAACCGCATGTAACCAGGCTTCCTATCACGTCCGGTCACCTGGGACCGACGGCGAAGGGCCGCAAAACCTCGGCAACGGAGATGGCCAGCCGGCTGCACCCACGGCGCGCGTCGAAGTGATCTTTAACAACGGCAGCGTCACGACAGTGGCCACGGGTTCGGCCACCACGGTTCAGCCCTCGAACGATACCGTTTCACCGAGTTTTGTGGGTACCAGCAACTGTGCCAACCCCGGCATCATCCGCGCCGATTACACAATCAAAACACCGGAGGGTGAGATTCCACTCTCTGCTCTCAGAGCACCGGGGAGCTGTGATGCTTTGAGTGTCCCCTACACCTTCAAAACTGTAGGTGATTATCCGATCACAATGATCGTGACGGACGAGAACAACCTCACTGCTACAGCATCCATGACCATGACCATCATCGATGGCACGAAAAAGGATGGTGGTTTCACCATTGCAGCCGTTCCGATGCTAACGCAACCTACCGAACCGATCGCCTTCACGGGCTACTGCTACATGCCAGCTGGATTTACAATCTCCTGGGACTTTGGCGATGGGGCGACCGCTAGTGGTATCTCTGGTACCCATGCCTACAATGATGTCGGACAGTATCTGGTTAAGGCAGCATGCACCAGTGCTGACGGAAAGGTCGTGAAAACGGCCTCAGTGAGCGTGGTTGTCATTAGCGGTGAAGTCGGTATGCCGACACCAACCTACGGCATACCGATGGGGCCACCAGCTGCGGGGCCCAGTCAATCCCCGTTCCAATCGCCTGGTCAAAGGCCAGCAATTTTCCCGTAAATACACTGGGGCCCGTGAGGGCCTTATTTTTTTTGGCTTTCGGCGTCCTCTTTGCTACATTGGGGTGTTAATGGTATCACAGTCCCATAACACACTAATTTTGAGGTCACTGTTCCATGGCTCGTTATTCGCTGCTCAACACCTCGCTTATTGTCGCTACGGTAGCCACTGTGGGAGTTACTCACGCTCATGCTGCGACGACCCTGAAGACCGATCAGGATAAGGTTAGTTATGTGATCGGGTACCAGATCGGCAGCAACTTCAAACGCGATGGCCTTGAAGTCGATCTGAACATGCTGACTAATGGTTTGAAAGAGGCTTTAGCTGGCGAGAAGTCTCCTCTGACTCAGGAAGAGACCCAGAAGCTCATGGCCGACCTGGATAAGAACCTGCGGGCTAAGGCCGAGGCACAACGCAAAGCTGCTGGTGAGAAAAATGCCACCGAAGGTAAGAACTACTTAACCGAAAACTTCCGCAAACCCGGCATCAAGAAGACGGCGAGCGGCCTGCAGTACAAAGTGATCGCCGAGGGTAAAGGAGATGCACCCAAGGCCGATGACACCGTGTCCGTTAATTACAAAGGTACACTGATTAATGGCACTGAGTTCGACAGTTCCTACAAACGCGGTCAACCGGCTAAATTTCCGGTCAGCGGCGTGATTAAGGGCTGGACTGAGGCATTGCAATTGATGAAGCCAGGAGCTAAATATCAGCTGTTTATTCCCTCTGAACTTGCGTATGGTGATCGCGGCGCGGGTCCACTCATTGGACCAAATGCCACCTTGATATTTGATGTCGAACTGTTGTCGGTGGAACCCAAAGCCACGGCCGCCGCAGCACCTGCAGGGACACCCACGGAGAAAAAATGAAATCCAGTGAGCTTCGGCTCATTGCAACCTGTCCAGAAGAGACCAAAGAAGTACTGATTGCCGAGCTGACGCAGCTCGGCGTCAGTAACATCGAGTCAGCCTACCGGGCCGTCCACTTCTCAGCTAGCGAAGAGCAATTTTATCAAGCGCACCTAAGATTGCGGACCGCAAGTCGCATCCTTAAGGTCATCAAGGAATTTCCAGCCAAATCGCCGGAGATGCTCTACTCGCAGGCCCGTCGCATAGACTGGCCCGCCCTATTCAACGTGGAGCGCACCTTCCTGATCGAAGGAGTCCCAGGTGATCGCGGCAGCGAATTCATGCGTGCCAACGACATCAGCAAAAAGGTACGCGAAGGTCTCCAGGACTCGTTCCAGCGTCGCGTGGGTCAGCTTCCGAAGGTGGACCTCAAAGAACCCAAGGTTATCATAGTCGCCTTTCTAGCTGGCGGCCGGTGCGTTCTGAGCTTTGATACCTCTGGTAAGGCTCTACACAAGCGAGGCTACAGGCAAGAGGGACACCCGGCTCCGATCAAGGAGACTTTGGCTGCTTCGATACTGCACTTGACCGGATATGACGGGACTCAACCATTCTTAGATCCCATGTGTGGCAGCGGTACCATCGCCATTGAGGCGGCGATGATTGCGCTAAGAAAGGCGCCACAGATTCACCGACCCAAGGGACAATTTCAGTTTGAATGGCTCCGCAGCTTCAATAAAGACCTCTGGCGTCAAGTACAAGAGGAGGGGCGCGCTGAGCGCACTGAGGCTCCGGCCCAGGTGATCATGGCTAGTGACATTTCTCCGACCTACGTTGGCCTTGCTAAACGTAACGCACTGAAGGCGCGTGTGGAAAAACACATACGCTTTGTCACCGGTAAGTTCCAAGAAATAGAAGTCCCGGCATCGTCGGGAATTCTTGTTGCCAATCTACCTTACGGCGAACGTTTGGCCAAAGCTTCACGCAGCGACCTTGAATCCCTGTACAAAGAGATTGGTGACACGCTCAAGCGTAACTTTACTGGGTGGCGCGCGGCCTTGCTCGCAGCAGAAGAGTCACCTTACAAGTCTATCGGTCTGAAGACGACACGCCGGATCCCACTTATGAACGGCAGTATCCCTTGTAAGTTACTGATTTTCGATTTATATGCCGGCAGTAAGAGGCAGGTTACCAAGGACTCAAGCAAGTCCTAAATCTTAAGCTCTTAGATCGTTTTCCGATAGGCGAGAAAGTCCTCGCTCCAGCGGAGAATGATCATGCTACGCACAATTTACCTCGCAATTCTCACTTGTGTTTGGTGCGTCGGCTCTGCCTGCAAACAAAAGTCCGGGTTCAGTGCCCAGGGTGATTCCAGTCTGCGTCCAGCAGCTGGCGGTAGTCCGACGGATCCATGTGGACCGGCAGGTACCACCAAAGCGGAATTACTCACGCCCACCCTAGCGAACGGATCCCCGGGAAACTATCTCGAGTACGAAATTGCCCTCGTGGACTGTGAAGGTAAGGCGAGGCCATTGACCGCTAACCGGATTCTGTTTGATGTCGACGCCCGCTTCTCAGGCCCACGCGTCAATGCACCGCTCAGTTATTCAGTCAGCCTTGGTTCTGAAACTGTAAGCGGAGAGCTCACGAATATCCAGGGTAGCGACCTCTTCGGCAGATCTGGCGCCAACTTGTTTCATTATGCGACGGAAAATAAAATTGATTTCGGAACCAAATTTAACTCCTTGCGCCTACGTATCGACTTGGCAGGCCATCAATTGAAGTCAACCACTGGGGGTACCGCTGGACCCAACGACGTCGCCACTTACCTAAGATTCGGCGATGCAAGGGCCGTTGAGCAGCTGGTACGGCTTCAATAACTTTGCTTTCGATGCTCACATTTCTCGATATGTTTCAGAGGGTTAAATTTCAAGCTCAAGATATGCGGTGATTTACCGATACGTACAGACATAGAGGCTAAATGCATCCCCGGGAGTACGCCAGATGTCTTTACGCCTCGCCAGGTCCACCTCGTTAACGCTGCTTGTGGTCTCGACTTTCGCTTGTAGCGAGCCGTCGAGCCCTCGAGTAAGCTCCACGCGCACTGCAAGTGCGTCATCCAAGGCAACCGACAATGACGGGGCAAAGTCTTGTTTGAACATCGTCAACGGTTTGGACACTGTAGAGTTTCCGACTGTTGTAAGATTAGTGGGGCTACGTGGCTCGTCGGTTGGCGTGTGCACAGGCACTTTTATCAGCCCAACAGCTGTCATCACCGCCGCTCATTGTCTAGATGCATCTCCTAACGGTGGTCTATCCATCGTCCAAGGAGACAGGTTGGACTTCACCCGCAATCCGCTACTAAAGGCTACCAAGGCTCTGCGTGCTTTCACGTTTGGTAGTATCGGATCGACAGGCGACACCAGTAATAGCGAGGTCGTGGGCAGAGATACCGCAATATTATTATTCCCAACCGGGATTGCCAGAGCTTATGCCGAAATCGCCACGGCCAAGCCTGGCCCGGGCACCAAAGCTGTGTCGATAGGGTATGGTTTGACCGATTATTTCGACGATCAAAATGCCGGCCGAGATTACGATGCTAGTAAGCACTACGGCTCGATAGATGTCGTCGACGGCGACGATGGGCTAAACATTTTTGTTGGTGACTACACCGCGACCGAAAGTGAGCGCGTGCTTGGCAGCAAAGTCGTCGACTCCATGGGAGACTCTGGTGGCCCTCTCTTCGTAAACGGTAAAATAAGCGGCACCCTATCGGTGGGTGGATCTAGGCCAAGAAGCAGCGATCAGCAATCAGCCTATTTCTCGGTGTTCGTCGATATCAACTCAGATAACACCTTGGCGCTTATAAAACTCGCTAATGAGGCCGGAGCCAACATCCCGGCACCGGGCACTGTCCCACGGAGCCTCAGTGCCCCCACTGCTCCCATAGATTCTGTAGCGAGCGGATCTCCGAGCGCCTCGCCAATTTCAACCTGTCAATGAGGCACTGGAAATTTGGCGCCGTGCTTCGAAAAGCATCACAGCCCCCGCGACACTAACGTTTAGGGAGTCGGCTATACCTGCCATGGGAATTTGAGCTACTTTGTCTGACTCATGTAGCCAATTCGCGGTTAACCCTACTGCCTCAGTGCCCAGCAAAATTACCGTTGGACGGGTATAGTCGATATCAGTGTAAGGCACAGCAGATCCATGCAACGCCGCTGCTACAATTTGCCATCCGCGCTCGGTAGCCAGGCGTTTCAGTTCGCCACTCGAGAGCGCAACGACTGTCTGTGCAAAGGCAGTACCGACGCTAGCGCGTAAGACCAGCGGGTTGTAGAGATCAACCTGCTGATCAACCAAAAAGAGAGCATCAGCTCCCGCAGCATCTGATGAGCGCAAAATGGCACCAAGATTCCCTGGTTTCTCTAATCCCTGGACGGCTAAAATGAGCCGCAATGGTCGCTGCGGTAGCGTTGGCAAGTCATGTCGCTTCTGCTCAAAGATGACGACCATGCCGTCACTTGACTCGCGCACTGCGATCTTGGCGTAAACTTGCGGAGCTACCTCAAGCCGATCCACCGCGGACGGTAACATAGATAAGATCTGACTGGATGCTGGCGACAAGACTGAGCGACACCAAAAGACGGTATGCGGTTTGTAGCCGCAGTTGAGTGCCCGCTCAATTTCTCGCGCACCCTCCAGTGCAAAATATCCTGACTCTTTACGTTCCCGCGCCTTACCTAAATCTAAAACCTGGCTAATGCGCTGATTTTTAACACTCGTGATCACCATCATGCGCCGCCGGTTGTCGTGAGTAGGCATGTCGCCCCACTCGGAAGCGCGCGCCCCGATTGGTCGACCACGACCATCTCTTCGGCCTGAAATTGGCACCCTTTAACATGAGCGAATTCGCCCAATAGATTAGTGAGGGCTAACGGCGTGTAGCCGGCAGAGTGGGAGCTCAGCAGCGCAAACACGAAGTCAGGAGCGAGTAGCTGCCGTAATTCGTCTAGTAATGGCGGCAACATCTCCTCAATCTTCCAGGCCTCGCCTTTGGGTCCACGGCCGTAGCTGGGTGGGTCCAGGATGATGCCATGATATTTAGAGCCACGACGAAGCTCGCGGGCCACAAATTTTTGTACATCCTCCGTCAACCACCGGATGGGGCGATCGGCAAGTCCACTGACCTCGGCATTTTCTCGAGCCCAAGCAACACTTGTTTTGGAGGCATCCAGGTGGACGACATGGGCACCACCTGCGGCACACGCTAGGGTTGAACCACCTGTATAAGCGAATAGGTTGAGGACATTGATTTGCCGTCCTTCAACCGCATGCGTCGCCACCAGGTCGCGCAGCTGTAACCAATTAGCTTGCTGCTCGGGGAAGATCCCCAAATGCCCAAAGTCGGTGAGCTTAATTTGAAAAGTGCCTCCACCCGGCATAGCGATCGACCAGGTCTCCGGGACCTTACGATTACGTCGCTCCCAGCGGCCGTCACCACCTGAGAACCGTGTGAACATCGCATCGGCACTCCGCCATTCGGCCTCCGGCAAACGCGGACGCCAGACAGCCTGCGCCGCTGGTCGCACTATTTTAAAGGCGCCAACTTGCTCCAATTTTTGGAAATTTCCACTGTCTAGCAGCTTGTAGGTACCGACGGTCATGGGACTCCCCAGTGATAGGCCAGCCACTGTTATCACTAGTGGTGTTTGACAAGCAATGCACTAGGCGCGAATATAGGCAATTCACCGCGCGATGGTCAGCCAGGATAGTTGGTAATGAGTATACAAAGCCCTGCAATTACAAAGCTATTTGGAATTTCAAAGCCTATCGTGCAAGGTGGTATGGTGTGGGTGTCAGGGGCAAAATTAGCGGCGGCAGTTTCTGAGGCCGGCGGCCTCGGTCTGATCGGTGCTGGCTCCATGCAACCAGACCTCCTCAAGCTGCATATCGATAAGGCACTTGCACTTACCTCAAAGCCGCTCGGGGTCAACATCCCCCTACTTTACAGCAAAGCTCAGGAGCAGATTGATATCGCTCTTGCCGC is a genomic window of Deltaproteobacteria bacterium containing:
- a CDS encoding OmpA family protein, with product MRAGSQTNVNGSPIPRSGAANMLIRNRIKKARRVNHPRQRRNLLHTAGLLLLPSLFTGVSYGNVVGADTQNFNPTTSGLDFVTVESGQVLEPGIVNFGLFLNDQANSLPYFADDEQSHTRFTDAILSADLHVGVGLLPGLEMGLSAPQVLSQNAPTTGYHGEYNAMGNTEIRIHGKYQFAGDQESGLAAQVMANVNRIKDNPYTGANAGPTTNFLVAGHTTYGKAKFGLNLGYRLRQPGETITAAAPIVPLPDQYIASGAISYLVTAIQTKFIWEVYGSAPVSEVDTSSRRQASSAETLFGAKHDFTSQLAGHFGIGTQLINGISSPFWRIYSGINYAIGQVSKPTPVQKFETISQVTQAKADPFSGPPKPREKIVIHDVLFEYDSASLVVGGADNTLSRLAGYLMTKPVFTRLVIEGHTDSIGSEKYNAELSQKRADTIRKWLIEKHHLPANKIIAIGRGESMPIADNGNYQGRQLNRRVAFTIYRDMAK
- a CDS encoding PKD domain-containing protein, with the protein product MIRMLPNTKVIGLVFGLMLPVTATQVITACNQASYHVRSPGTDGEGPQNLGNGDGQPAAPTARVEVIFNNGSVTTVATGSATTVQPSNDTVSPSFVGTSNCANPGIIRADYTIKTPEGEIPLSALRAPGSCDALSVPYTFKTVGDYPITMIVTDENNLTATASMTMTIIDGTKKDGGFTIAAVPMLTQPTEPIAFTGYCYMPAGFTISWDFGDGATASGISGTHAYNDVGQYLVKAACTSADGKVVKTASVSVVVISGEVGMPTPTYGIPMGPPAAGPSQSPFQSPGQRPAIFP
- a CDS encoding FKBP-type peptidyl-prolyl cis-trans isomerase produces the protein MARYSLLNTSLIVATVATVGVTHAHAATTLKTDQDKVSYVIGYQIGSNFKRDGLEVDLNMLTNGLKEALAGEKSPLTQEETQKLMADLDKNLRAKAEAQRKAAGEKNATEGKNYLTENFRKPGIKKTASGLQYKVIAEGKGDAPKADDTVSVNYKGTLINGTEFDSSYKRGQPAKFPVSGVIKGWTEALQLMKPGAKYQLFIPSELAYGDRGAGPLIGPNATLIFDVELLSVEPKATAAAAPAGTPTEKK
- a CDS encoding class I SAM-dependent RNA methyltransferase, giving the protein MKSSELRLIATCPEETKEVLIAELTQLGVSNIESAYRAVHFSASEEQFYQAHLRLRTASRILKVIKEFPAKSPEMLYSQARRIDWPALFNVERTFLIEGVPGDRGSEFMRANDISKKVREGLQDSFQRRVGQLPKVDLKEPKVIIVAFLAGGRCVLSFDTSGKALHKRGYRQEGHPAPIKETLAASILHLTGYDGTQPFLDPMCGSGTIAIEAAMIALRKAPQIHRPKGQFQFEWLRSFNKDLWRQVQEEGRAERTEAPAQVIMASDISPTYVGLAKRNALKARVEKHIRFVTGKFQEIEVPASSGILVANLPYGERLAKASRSDLESLYKEIGDTLKRNFTGWRAALLAAEESPYKSIGLKTTRRIPLMNGSIPCKLLIFDLYAGSKRQVTKDSSKS
- a CDS encoding trypsin-like serine protease; translated protein: MSLRLARSTSLTLLVVSTFACSEPSSPRVSSTRTASASSKATDNDGAKSCLNIVNGLDTVEFPTVVRLVGLRGSSVGVCTGTFISPTAVITAAHCLDASPNGGLSIVQGDRLDFTRNPLLKATKALRAFTFGSIGSTGDTSNSEVVGRDTAILLFPTGIARAYAEIATAKPGPGTKAVSIGYGLTDYFDDQNAGRDYDASKHYGSIDVVDGDDGLNIFVGDYTATESERVLGSKVVDSMGDSGGPLFVNGKISGTLSVGGSRPRSSDQQSAYFSVFVDINSDNTLALIKLANEAGANIPAPGTVPRSLSAPTAPIDSVASGSPSASPISTCQ
- a CDS encoding RNA methyltransferase, encoding MPTHDNRRRMMVITSVKNQRISQVLDLGKARERKESGYFALEGAREIERALNCGYKPHTVFWCRSVLSPASSQILSMLPSAVDRLEVAPQVYAKIAVRESSDGMVVIFEQKRHDLPTLPQRPLRLILAVQGLEKPGNLGAILRSSDAAGADALFLVDQQVDLYNPLVLRASVGTAFAQTVVALSSGELKRLATERGWQIVAAALHGSAVPYTDIDYTRPTVILLGTEAVGLTANWLHESDKVAQIPMAGIADSLNVSVAGAVMLFEARRQISSASLTG
- a CDS encoding SAM-dependent methyltransferase, coding for MTVGTYKLLDSGNFQKLEQVGAFKIVRPAAQAVWRPRLPEAEWRSADAMFTRFSGGDGRWERRNRKVPETWSIAMPGGGTFQIKLTDFGHLGIFPEQQANWLQLRDLVATHAVEGRQINVLNLFAYTGGSTLACAAGGAHVVHLDASKTSVAWARENAEVSGLADRPIRWLTEDVQKFVARELRRGSKYHGIILDPPSYGRGPKGEAWKIEEMLPPLLDELRQLLAPDFVFALLSSHSAGYTPLALTNLLGEFAHVKGCQFQAEEMVVVDQSGRALPSGATCLLTTTGGA